Proteins encoded in a region of the Sulfurimonas marina genome:
- a CDS encoding phosphoribosylanthranilate isomerase, with protein MRTKICGITSVEDAMNAIEAGANALGFVFYEKSPRYLTITQAQEIIKQLPPFVEKVALFVNVSPKEVNDTCKKVGATLAQLHFEVDEDFCAQLEIPHIKVVRAKNKEDISQFSEEYRLVDAYCEAYGGAGKRINIEWFDGVDCSKIILAGGLDPDNVASLKKYGFYGVDVSSGVEISHGKKDPNKVKEFIKNATT; from the coding sequence ATGCGTACAAAAATCTGTGGAATAACTTCAGTTGAAGATGCAATGAATGCGATCGAAGCCGGAGCGAATGCTCTTGGTTTTGTATTTTATGAAAAATCTCCAAGATATCTCACAATCACACAGGCACAAGAGATTATTAAGCAACTTCCCCCTTTTGTAGAAAAAGTAGCACTTTTTGTAAATGTTTCACCAAAAGAAGTAAATGATACTTGTAAAAAAGTTGGCGCTACACTTGCCCAACTTCATTTCGAAGTAGATGAAGATTTTTGTGCACAGTTAGAAATTCCTCATATTAAAGTTGTTCGAGCTAAAAATAAAGAGGATATATCTCAGTTTTCTGAAGAATACAGACTTGTTGATGCATACTGTGAAGCGTATGGCGGCGCAGGAAAAAGAATTAATATAGAATGGTTTGATGGAGTTGACTGTTCTAAGATTATCCTTGCCGGAGGACTTGATCCAGACAATGTAGCATCACTCAAAAAGTACGGTTTTTATGGGGTAGATGTTAGCAGTGGTGTTGAAATTAGCCATGGTAAAAAAGATCCAAATAAAGTGAAAGAGTTTATCAAAAATGCTACGACATAA
- a CDS encoding 3'-5' exonuclease — translation MLRHNICLDDKSISRLSTRGLSLKTLKDQLNDELDTSLELFKLQGLNIVKHEGYFYFDTRFIPIEEAEFCIVDIETNGSKIEKHQIIEIAAVKVLNNKIIDKFESLVYVEQINPAITEITGIKAEDTKDAPQLHKVLEEFRIFLGDAIFVAHDVKFDYMFISKSMEKIGLPPLLNRSLCSLALAERTIVSYRYALSYLNDSLNLNPNAQHHRAMSDVLTTYGLFLLSLEKLDENIKNVEDLINFSKEAKRLKRPKFDPLAKKEE, via the coding sequence ATGCTACGACATAATATCTGTCTTGACGATAAAAGTATCTCAAGACTCTCAACAAGAGGTTTATCTCTTAAAACATTAAAAGATCAACTTAACGATGAGCTAGATACATCACTAGAGCTTTTTAAACTCCAAGGTTTGAACATTGTAAAGCATGAAGGATATTTCTACTTTGACACACGTTTCATACCTATTGAGGAAGCGGAGTTTTGTATCGTAGATATTGAGACAAACGGTTCTAAAATTGAGAAACATCAAATAATTGAAATAGCAGCTGTAAAAGTGCTAAACAATAAAATCATAGACAAGTTTGAATCTTTGGTATATGTAGAGCAGATCAACCCTGCAATCACTGAAATCACAGGGATAAAAGCAGAAGATACAAAAGATGCTCCACAACTTCACAAAGTTTTAGAAGAGTTTCGTATCTTTTTAGGTGATGCTATATTTGTAGCACATGACGTAAAGTTTGATTATATGTTTATCTCTAAGAGTATGGAGAAGATAGGACTGCCACCACTACTGAACCGTTCACTCTGCTCACTAGCACTTGCAGAAAGAACAATCGTTTCATATAGATACGCTCTCTCATATTTAAATGATTCCCTTAACCTCAATCCAAATGCACAGCACCATAGAGCTATGAGCGATGTCCTCACTACATACGGACTATTTTTATTATCGTTAGAGAAACTGGATGAAAATATAAAAAATGTGGAAGATTTGATAAATTTTTCGAAAGAAGCTAAAAGGCTCAAACGTCCGAAGTTTGACCCTTTGGCTAAAAAAGAGGAGTAA
- the accA gene encoding acetyl-CoA carboxylase carboxyl transferase subunit alpha — MATYLDFEHKIKFIQEDIISAQVRHDYAAVEKLQANLESEVEKIYGNLTDFQKLQLARHLDRPYALDYINLIVRDKYEIHGDRHFRDDAAIICYMGYIGDEKVMVIGEQKGRGTKNKLKRNFGMPHPEGYRKALRAAKLAEKFGMPIVMLVDTPGAYPGIGAEERNQSEAIARNLLEFAELKVPTISIVIGEGGSGGALAIGVADKFAMMRYSVFSVISPEGCSAILWNDPAKVEAATNAMKIIAADLKELDLIDDIINEPLIGAHREKEAAATAIADYVLESLKDLKSMSEEERMEARYNKLVKPGAFAE, encoded by the coding sequence GTGGCAACATACTTAGACTTTGAACACAAAATCAAGTTCATTCAAGAGGATATCATCTCTGCACAAGTTCGTCATGACTATGCAGCAGTTGAAAAGTTACAGGCAAATCTAGAGAGTGAAGTTGAAAAAATTTATGGGAATCTTACTGATTTTCAAAAATTACAACTAGCTCGTCACCTAGATCGCCCATATGCACTTGATTATATTAATTTAATTGTAAGAGATAAGTATGAGATCCACGGGGATAGACACTTCCGTGATGACGCTGCAATTATCTGTTATATGGGGTACATCGGTGACGAAAAAGTTATGGTTATCGGTGAACAAAAAGGGCGTGGTACAAAAAACAAGTTAAAACGTAACTTTGGTATGCCACACCCTGAAGGGTATCGTAAAGCTTTACGTGCTGCAAAACTAGCTGAAAAATTCGGTATGCCTATCGTAATGCTAGTAGACACTCCGGGTGCATATCCAGGAATTGGAGCAGAAGAACGTAACCAGTCTGAAGCAATCGCTAGAAACCTTTTAGAATTTGCTGAATTAAAAGTACCTACTATCTCTATCGTAATCGGTGAAGGTGGTTCGGGTGGTGCTCTTGCAATTGGTGTTGCAGATAAATTTGCTATGATGCGTTACTCTGTATTTAGCGTTATCTCACCAGAGGGTTGTTCGGCAATTTTATGGAACGATCCTGCAAAAGTTGAAGCTGCAACAAATGCTATGAAAATTATTGCTGCAGACCTTAAAGAGCTTGATTTAATCGATGATATTATTAATGAACCTTTAATCGGTGCTCACCGTGAAAAAGAAGCGGCTGCAACAGCAATCGCTGATTATGTTCTAGAGTCTCTTAAAGATTTAAAATCTATGAGTGAAGAAGAGCGTATGGAAGCTCGTTACAATAAACTTGTAAAACCGGGTGCTTTCGCAGAGTAA
- a CDS encoding beta-ketoacyl-ACP synthase II, translating to MRRVVVTGLGMINSVGNDKESSFKAICDGACGIDTITIFDPENFSVKIAGEVKDFDPSTVMPPKEVKKADRFIHFGLKAAAEAMEDAAFGDDIDKTRFGISAGSGIGGLPSIEKNSVILETRGARRISPFFIPGALVNMLGGFVSIEHGVQGPNLSSVTACAAGTHAVSEACKTIMCNGADRMLVVSAESAITGVGVGGFAAMKALSTRNDDPKHASRPFDAGRDGFVMGEGAAALILEEYDMAVARGAKIYGEIIGFGESGDANHITTPSLDGPARAMKAAYEMAGRPKVDYVNAHGTSTPINDKNETAAVKELLGGKENCPPMSSIKGQIGHCLGAAGGIEAVTCLMAMRDGIIPPTINYETPDENCDLDYVTEGARKAELNVVMSNSFGFGGTNGVLIFKKI from the coding sequence ATGAGAAGAGTGGTAGTAACTGGGTTAGGTATGATTAACTCTGTTGGAAATGACAAAGAGAGTTCATTTAAAGCAATTTGTGATGGTGCATGTGGTATTGACACTATTACTATTTTTGACCCGGAAAACTTTTCTGTAAAAATTGCAGGTGAAGTAAAAGATTTTGATCCATCAACTGTTATGCCTCCAAAAGAGGTGAAAAAAGCTGATAGATTTATTCACTTTGGTTTAAAAGCTGCTGCTGAAGCTATGGAAGATGCGGCATTCGGTGATGATATTGATAAAACAAGATTCGGTATTTCAGCTGGTAGTGGTATCGGTGGTCTTCCATCAATCGAGAAAAACTCTGTAATTTTAGAGACACGTGGTGCTAGAAGAATTTCTCCGTTCTTTATCCCTGGAGCACTTGTAAACATGCTTGGTGGATTCGTTTCTATTGAACACGGCGTTCAAGGTCCTAACCTTTCTTCTGTAACTGCTTGTGCAGCTGGTACTCACGCAGTAAGTGAAGCTTGTAAAACTATTATGTGTAACGGTGCTGACAGAATGTTAGTTGTTTCAGCTGAGTCTGCAATTACTGGTGTAGGTGTTGGTGGATTTGCTGCTATGAAAGCACTTTCAACTAGAAATGACGATCCAAAACATGCTTCTCGTCCGTTTGATGCCGGTCGTGACGGTTTCGTAATGGGTGAAGGTGCTGCTGCTCTTATTCTTGAAGAGTATGATATGGCAGTCGCTCGTGGTGCTAAAATTTATGGTGAGATTATCGGGTTTGGTGAAAGTGGAGATGCTAACCACATTACTACTCCAAGTCTTGATGGTCCGGCACGTGCTATGAAAGCAGCATACGAGATGGCTGGTCGTCCAAAAGTTGACTATGTAAATGCACACGGTACTTCAACACCGATCAACGATAAAAACGAAACTGCAGCTGTTAAAGAGCTTCTTGGCGGAAAAGAAAATTGTCCTCCAATGAGTTCAATTAAAGGGCAAATCGGTCACTGTTTAGGTGCTGCAGGTGGTATTGAAGCAGTTACATGTTTAATGGCTATGAGAGATGGTATTATCCCTCCAACTATTAACTATGAAACACCGGATGAAAACTGTGATTTAGATTACGTTACTGAAGGTGCAAGAAAAGCTGAACTAAATGTAGTTATGTCTAACTCTTTTGGATTTGGTGGAACGAACGGCGTTCTTATCTTCAAAAAGATATAA
- the acpP gene encoding acyl carrier protein → MALLDDIKEVVVEQLSVSADEVKEDAKFVEDLGADSLDVVELVMALEEKFDIEIPDDEAEKIQTVADVVAYIESKN, encoded by the coding sequence ATGGCACTTTTAGATGATATTAAAGAAGTAGTAGTTGAACAACTAAGCGTAAGCGCTGATGAAGTTAAAGAGGACGCAAAATTCGTTGAAGATTTAGGTGCTGATAGCCTTGACGTTGTTGAACTAGTAATGGCTCTAGAAGAGAAATTCGATATCGAAATTCCAGATGATGAAGCTGAAAAAATTCAAACTGTTGCTGATGTAGTTGCTTACATTGAGAGCAAAAACTAA
- the fabG gene encoding 3-oxoacyl-ACP reductase FabG: protein MKFSGKNVLVTGSSRGIGAEVAKTLAGFGLKVWVNYRSGAEAADKVKEEIEAAGGSAAVIGFDVSDEAAFTDAIKTIIDSDGELSYLVNNAGITNDKLALRMKTEDFMSVINANLTSCFIGCREFFKGARKKKFGSVVNIASIVGETGNAGQTNYSASKGGVIAMTKSFALEAATSGIRYNTVTPGFISTEMTEVLSDDVKAALNEKIPMQRMGEAREIAESVAFLLSDHASYITGETLKVNGGMNMA, encoded by the coding sequence ATCGGTGCTGAAGTTGCAAAAACTTTAGCAGGTTTCGGTTTAAAAGTATGGGTAAACTACAGAAGCGGCGCTGAAGCAGCTGATAAAGTAAAAGAAGAGATCGAAGCAGCAGGCGGTTCTGCAGCAGTTATCGGTTTTGACGTAAGTGATGAAGCTGCATTTACTGATGCTATTAAAACTATTATCGATAGCGACGGAGAACTTTCATACTTAGTAAACAATGCAGGTATTACAAACGATAAACTTGCACTTCGTATGAAAACAGAAGATTTTATGTCTGTAATCAATGCAAACCTAACATCTTGTTTTATCGGATGTCGTGAATTTTTCAAAGGGGCTAGAAAGAAAAAATTCGGTTCAGTTGTAAATATCGCTTCAATCGTGGGTGAAACTGGAAATGCAGGTCAAACAAACTACTCTGCAAGTAAAGGTGGAGTTATTGCTATGACAAAATCATTCGCATTAGAAGCTGCAACAAGCGGAATTAGATATAACACTGTTACTCCTGGTTTCATCTCAACTGAAATGACAGAAGTTTTAAGTGACGATGTAAAAGCAGCACTTAATGAAAAAATTCCAATGCAGAGAATGGGTGAAGCTAGAGAAATCGCTGAATCTGTGGCATTTTTACTATCTGATCACGCATCGTACATTACGGGTGAAACGCTGAAAGTTAACGGCGGAATGAATATGGCATAA